Proteins encoded in a region of the Clostridium butyricum genome:
- a CDS encoding nucleotidyltransferase domain-containing protein, whose translation MLKAILNYQKASEKLINSLQTNRKVLAVFAFGSIVNGDLWEESDIDIFVVYKDQFYNMRDVYSEILDIPVHMKILNKEKFLELYENNGKKGEIRNMLTSSKLVFSRDEEIDILFNKAKYSMDKFVEIWNLVYLGKLIKDLGVTKKYLYNDRLFTSFEVLIRALDSFAKLYLNISGYTVSRDAIKMTMNLNNKFNMLVENLIEKELKQEYISSIVEYIDDYLADNISIAAKFLLNYLEEKKTYLSSYEIKSDEIFSQFDIKIEDILKELFKNGFIEKNSRKIELPAREKLLNENVYAYRKYK comes from the coding sequence ATGTTGAAAGCAATACTTAATTATCAGAAAGCATCAGAAAAACTTATTAATTCACTTCAGACTAACAGGAAAGTATTAGCGGTTTTTGCTTTTGGAAGCATTGTTAATGGGGATCTTTGGGAAGAATCAGACATTGACATTTTTGTTGTTTATAAAGATCAATTTTATAACATGAGAGATGTATATTCGGAAATACTAGATATTCCTGTACATATGAAGATACTTAATAAGGAAAAATTCTTAGAGTTATATGAGAATAATGGGAAAAAAGGTGAGATAAGAAACATGCTCACATCATCAAAACTTGTTTTTTCACGAGATGAAGAAATAGATATATTGTTCAATAAAGCAAAGTATAGTATGGATAAGTTTGTTGAAATATGGAATCTTGTTTATCTTGGAAAGCTGATAAAAGATTTAGGTGTTACGAAGAAATATTTATATAATGATAGATTATTTACTTCATTTGAAGTCTTAATAAGAGCATTAGATAGTTTTGCTAAATTATATTTGAATATCAGTGGGTATACAGTAAGCAGGGATGCAATTAAAATGACAATGAATTTAAACAACAAATTTAATATGCTTGTTGAAAATCTTATAGAAAAAGAATTAAAACAAGAATATATAAGTTCAATTGTGGAATATATTGATGACTATTTAGCTGATAACATAAGCATTGCTGCAAAGTTTCTTTTAAATTATTTAGAGGAAAAGAAGACATATTTAAGTTCATATGAAATAAAAAGTGATGAAATATTTAGTCAATTTGATATAAAGATAGAGGATATATTAAAAGAATTATTTAAGAATGGATTTATAGAGAAGAACTCAAGAAAGATTGAGCTTCCAGCAAGAGAAAAACTTCTTAATGAAAATGTTTATGCATATAGAAAGTATAAATAA